The nucleotide sequence CTTCGGTTTATAGCTTAGCCCCGTTACATCTTCCGCGCAGGCCGACTCGACTAGTGAGCTATTACGCTTTCTTTAAATGATGGCTGCTTCTAAGCCAACATCCTAGCTGTTTTAGCCTTCCCACATCGTTTCCCACTTAGCTATAATTTGGGACCTTAGCTGGCGGTCTGGGTTGTTTCCCTCTCCACGACGGACGTTAGCACCCGCCGTGTGTCTCCCGGATAGTACTTACTGGTATTCGGAGTTTGCAAAGGGTTGGTAAGTCGGGATGACCCCCTAGCCTTAACAGTGCTCTACCCCCAGTAGTATTCGTCCGAGGCGCTACCTAAATAGCTTTCGGGGAGAACCAGCTATCTCCAGGTTTGATTGGCCTTTCACCCCTAGCCACAAGTCATCCGCTAATTTTTCAACATTAGTCGGTTCGGTCCTCCAGTTGATGTTACTCAACCTTCAACCTGCCCATGGCTAGATCACCTGGTTTCGGGTCTATATCCAGAGACTAAACGCCCAGTTAAGACTCGGTTTCCCTACGGCTCCCCTAAATGGTTAACCTTGCCACTGAATATAAGTCGCTGACCCATTATACAAAAGGTACGCAGTCACCCCATCACTAAGCCACCTCTGCTTGATTTGGTAGGTTGAACAATGCAAAAAGACGCATTGTTAACCGCCATCAGCAAAAGTACTCGCAATGAGCACATCATCACCAAGCTTAGTGATGGGGCTCCTACTGCTTGTACGTACACGGTTTCAGGTTCTATTTCACTCCCCTCACAGGGGTTCTTTTCGCCTTTCCCTCACGGTACTGGTTCACTATCGGTCAGTCAGTAGTATTTAGCCTTGGAGGATGGTCCCCCCATATTCAGACAGGATATCACGTGTCCCGCCTTACTCGATTTCACTTAAAATGACATGTCGGTTACGGGGCTATCACCCTGTATCGCGGCACTTTCCAGAGCCTTCACCTGTATCATTAAAAGCTTAAGGGCTAGTCCAATTTCGCTCGCCGCTACTTTCGGAATCTCGGTTGATTTCTTTTCCTCGGGGTACTTAGATGTTTCAGTTCCCCCGGTTCGCCTCCTTAACCTATGTATTCAGTTAAGGATACTTACTTATGTAAGTGGGTTTCCCCATTCGGAAATCCCAGACTCAAATGGCTTTTACTGCCTAATCTGGGCTTATCGCAAGTTAATACGTCCTTCATCGCCTCTGACTGCCAAGGCATCCACCGTGTACGCTTAGTCACTTAACCATACAACCCCAAAGGGTCTTTGTTAAACAACCAAAGTTGTCTGCAATTATTTAAACATGATGCAGACACGATTTTGCCGGACTCAAATATGAATACTTACTTTAAAAGTAAGATTCCCAAGAACACTTGAATGTGTTGTTTTGGTACCTAAATCATTAAGATTTAGGATTTGAGAACTTTTACAAATAACAATAATCAATTGTTATTTTGTCAGCTTTCCAAATTGTTAAAGAGCAAAGTGTTACTTTCTACTTAAAGAATGACACTTTCTAAAGATTCTCAGAGCTCAAAAATCCAACCAACTCGATACTTCTTATTGGTTTGGATTACAACGTCCAAAAATACTTAGAGAGTGGTGGGCGATACCGGGCTCGAACCAGTGACCCCCTGCTTGTAAGGCAGGTGCTCTCCCAACTGAGCTAATCGCCCACTTTAAGTTTCAATTCCTTCGTGGAGAAAGAATGGTGGGTCGTACAGGATTCGAACCTGTGACAAATTGGTTAAAAGCCAACTGCTCTACCAACTGAGCTAACGACCCTTTTTACTTCGAGAAGAAGTGGTATCCCGTAGGGGAGTCGAACCCCTGTTACCGCCGTGAAAGGGCGGTGTCCTAGGCCTCTAGACGAACGGGACACTAATGTGAAAGTGTTGGGCACTTTCTTTTCTCTTTACTTTATAAACCATCAATCTGTGTGGACACTAATCAACAACAATCTATCGTTTAAGGAGGTGATCCAGCCCCAGGTTCCCCTAGGGCTACCTTGTTACGACTTCACCCCAGTCATGAACCACAAAGTGGTAAGCGTCCCCCCGAAGGTTAAACTACCTACTTCTTTTGCAGCCCACTCCCATGGTGTGACGGGCGGTGTGTACAAGGCCCGGGAACGTATTCACCGTGGCATTCTGATCCACGATTACTAGCGATTCCGACTTCATGGAGTCGAGTTGCAGACTCCAATCCGGACTACGACGCACTTTTTGGGATTCGCTAACTTTCGCAAGCTTGCCGCCCTCTGTATGCGCCATTGTAGCACGTGTGTAGCCCTACTCGTAAGGGCCATGATGACTTGACGTCGTCCCCACCTTCCTCCGGTTTATCACCGGCAGTCTCCCTGGAGTTCCCGACATTACTCGCTGGCAAACAAGGATAAGGGTTGCGCTCGTTGCGGGACTTAACCCAACATTTCACAACACGAGCTGACGACAGCCATGCAGCACCTGTCTCAGAGTTCCCGAAGGCACACTAAAATCTCTTCTAGCTTCTCTGGATGTCAAGAGTAGGTAAGGTTCTTCGCGTTGCATCGAATTAAACCACATGCTCCACCGCTTGTGCGGGCCCCCGTCAATTCATTTGAGTTTTAATCTTGCGACCGTACTCCCCAGGCGGTCTACTTAACGCGTTAGCTCCGAAAGCCACTCCTCAAGGGAACAACCTCCAAGTAGACATCGTTTACGGCGTGGACTACCAGGGTATCTAATCCTGTTTGCTCCCCACGCTTTCGCATCTGAGTGTCAGTATCTGTCCAGGGGGCCGCCTTCGCCACCGGTATTCCTTCAGATCTCTACGCATTTCACCGCTACACCTGAAATTCTACCCCCCTCTACAGTACTCTAGCTTGCCAGTTTCAAATGACCTTCCGAGGTTGAGCCCCGGGCTTTCACATCTGACTTAACAAACCACCTGCATGCGCTTTACGCCCAGTAATTCCGATTAACGCTCGCACCCTCCGTATTACCGCGGCTGCTGGCACGGAGTTAGCCGGTGCTTCTTCTGCAGCTAACGTCAAATAATAAGCGTATTAAACTTACTACCTTCCTCACTGCTGAAAGTGCTTTACAACCCGAAGGCCTTCTTCACACACGCGGCATGGCTGCATCAGGCTTGCGCCCATTGTGCAATATTCCCCACTGCTGCCTCCCGTAGGAGTCTGGACCGTGTCTCAGTTCCAGTGTGGCTGATCATCCTCTCAGACCAGCTAGAGATCGTCGCCTTGGTGAGCCTTTACCTCACCAACTAGCTAATCTCACTTAGGCGTATCCTATAGCGTGAGGCCTTGCGGTCCCCCACTTTACTTCCTTCCGTTTAAAGAAGGGAGGTTATGCGGTATTAGCCATCGTTTCCAATGGTTATCCCCCTCTACAGGGCAACTTCCTAAGCATTACTCACCCGTCCGCCGCTCGACGCCCTTAACGTTCCCCGAAGGTTCAGTTAAGTCGTTTCCGCTCGACTTGCATGTGTTAGGCCTGCCGCCAGCGTTCAATCTGAGCCATGATCAAACTCTTCAATTTAAGATTTTGTCGGCTCAATGAATACTGATTTCATTACTAAGTAATGTTGAATTGACTGTGCCGATATTTCTATCGATTGGTCACTCAGTTCATTGAAACCAAATTGTTTCCGAAGAAACTATTTTGATTGTCATCAACGAGTGCCCACACAGATTGATAGGTTTATATTGTTAAAGAGCAACTTCATCGGAGTAAACTGTTAGTTTTAAGCCTTTCGACTTTCCCGTTGAAGTGGGCGGCCATTTTAGCGAGATAACTTGTCGTGTCAACCACTTTTTTCAAATTATTTTCTTATGACCAAATTTTGTTCCCTCTGCCGAATCCCTTAACCTGTAAGGCCTCGCCGTTGGGAGTTGCGCATTATAGGGAGATTTATTTGTGACGCAACCCCTTTTTTAAATTAATTTGAATTTTTTATTTGTCTGCTGATAAAAGCAGCAAAAATAGTAAAGGAGAGCTCAAAAACTCTCCTTTTTAGCCATCAAGCGAAGAAATGCTTAGATAAATGAATAAGCGTCCGCATACATGTGGTCACGTTTTGCTTCTTTTTCCTGACTAAATTGCTCACGAGCAGCTCCGGCCATTTCGAATCGCCCTGCTATATAGATATCAAAATCTGCCAGGCTATCGAAATCAGACTTAACCGCAGTGAGTACATTTCCAACTTTGCCCTGCCACCCTTTTGGTGCAGCTTCAACTACAGGCACGAAATGGATGTTGTAATGCTGCTCCGCTATTTTTGCCATCTCGTTATAAGCATAAAGCTGACAATCCGACTTAGCGCCCCAATACAGGTAAATTGGTTTTGCGATATTCTGACTAACACAGTGATCCAGGATGGAGCGGACATAACTGAACCCGGTACCACCAGCGATCAGCAATAAAGGCCGTTCACTCTCTTTTAACCAGGCATCACCGTGTGGTGCATCGATCTGGATATCAGATTCCTTATCTAGTGCTTTACGCATTGCATCCACAACTTCCGTTGCGTAGACATTTTCTTCCGCAGCACCAATATGAAGCTCTATCTCTCCTTCATGACGGCACGGACTGCTTGCAATGGAAAAAGGCCTTTTGTCCTTATCTCCCATTACTACCAGCAGATACTGCCCGGCTTTAAAAGTTACCGGCTGCTCCGGGTGCAGCAGGATTTTGTGCGTATTACAGGCCAGAGGCTCTATAGACTTTACTTTACATTTTATGGTCATTGTTTCCTCTTACTCTTCAAAGGTAAGTTTCAGGTCACTTTCAGCATAGGCCTGACATGGAAATATCCAGCCATCTGCTTTCTCTTTTTCAGTTAACATAGGCTCAAGGTGATACGAGATATCGCCTTCAAGCTTACGGCACAGGCACATAGCGCATGCACCAACCTGGCAGCGGTGTGGAAAATTAATATTATTGTTGAGCGCAGCTTCCAACACCGTTTCTCCGTCCTGTACCTCGAACTCTAAATTAGCCGGTGTTAAGGTTACTTTTTGAGCCATGTTTCATCTTACATTATATTCAGCTCATCCCAGATGGCATCTATCTTAGCCACCAGCTCAGGATCTTTTTTAATGGGTCTACCCCATTCTCTTTGGGTTTCACCTTCCCATTTGTTAGTCGCATCCAGCCCCATCTTAGAGCCCAGACCCACTACAGGAGAGGCAAAGTCCAGAGAGTCTATGGGCGTGTTATCTATCATCACGGTATCACGTGACGGATCCATCCGGGTTGTAATCGCCCAGATGACATCATTCCAGTCACGGGCATTTACGTCATCATCACAAACTATGACAAACTTGGTATACATAAACTGGCGCAGGAATGACCACACACCCATCATGACCCGCTTAGCATGCCCCGGATACTGCTTTTTCATGGTGACAACCGCCATTCGGTACGAACAGCCTTCCGGTGGCAGATAGAAGTCCACAATTTCAGGAAACTGCTTTTGCAGGATAGGCACAAAGACTTCATTCAGAGCAACACCCAGTACCGCAGGCTCATCAGGCGGACGGCCTGTGTAAGTGCTGTGATAGATCGGATTTTCCCGCATGGTTACATGAGTAATAGTGAACACCCTGTGCTGCTCTACTTCATTATAGTAACCGGTATGATCACCGTAAGGCCCTTCTTCAGCAAACTCATTTGGATCGATATAGCCTTCCAGAACTATCTCGGCACTGGCTGGTACATCTAAGTCATTGCTTATTGATTTCACCACTTCTGTCTTGCTGCCTCGCAGCAAACCGGCAAAGGCATATTCAGAAAGCGTATCCGGCACCGGGGTTACCGCGCCTAAAATCGTTGCCGGGTCAGCGCCGAAGGCAACGGATACAGGAAATGGCTCCCCCGGATTGGTTTCCATCCAGTCCTGAAGATCCAGCGCTCCGCCCCGGTGAGCCAGCCAGCGCATAATGATTTTATTTTTACTCAGCTTTTGCTGGCGATAGATACCCAGGTTCTGGCGGTTCTTCTTAGGGCCTTTGGTAATAGTCAGCCCCCAGGTTAGAAGTGGCGCCACATCGTCAGCCCAACAACTCATCACCGGAATTTTATCCAGGTCAACATCGTCACCTTCCCAGACAACCTGCTGGCACGGCGCCTTTCGAAGCCGTTTAGTGGGCATATTCAGAACCTGTTTAAATACAGGGATTTTGTCCAGAGCGTCTTTAAAACCTTTTGGTGGCTCCGGCTCTTTCAGATAAGCAAGTAGCTTCCCCACTTCCCTTAGCTCTGACACATCCTCTCGCCCCATCCCCATGGCAACCCGTTCGGTGGTGCCAAAAAGGTTGGTTAATACCGGAATATCACTGCCCACCGGGTTTTCAAACAGCAGAGCAGGACCGCCGGCTCTAAGCGTACGGTCACTGATCTCCGTCATTTCATGTTTGGGATCAATCGGATGAGAAATGCGTTTCAACTGCCCTTCTTTTTCCAGATGGTCAATGAAATCGCGTAAATCCTTAAAACTCATAGGCCTTCTGCTGGCTATTAACTATTACGTGGATTATAACAAATTAATAACCTCTCGGGCTTAAAACTTACTCTTCCAGAGCTTTCTGGATCACAGCCTTATTAACTTCATCATTGGTCTCCAGCAAGGTTTTTAGCCAGTCTGAATAACCCTGCCTGACCAGCTCATTGGCAACAAAGTCCACTTCGCTCTGATTCTTTGACGAAAGCTTATCAATAAAGAAGGCTTTAATTACCCCGGACCTTGGTTGATAAGAAGCCAGGTACTGTATTGCATCAATTTGAAGCTTAGGATTATTGGTTGCATCAATAATGATATCGACGGAAGCCGGATCTTCTTTATCCATCAACCTGAACAGCTCTTTCTGGCTTTCACTGGTCGCCCGCATACGCCATAGCAATTTATAAACCCGTGGGTCCTCACTAACCTGAGCAAGACGAACCATAACAGGATTGGAAGGAAGCCAAAAAATCAGCCTGTTTTCTGCATCTACTACTTGTTCTACGATCAGATTTAACGCGGGGGGTGAGAGTCCGTCCAGCTCAGCGATAAAAAGTTGTTCACGAGCTAAACGTTCTTTTTCCGTACCATCATTCAGCCAGGTTTCAAGATGCAGCTCTTCCCTTTCAGCGGCAAGCACAAACTGCAGAATCTTCTGGTCCTGTTTCCAGACATTAAGCAGACGGTTTGCTACAGCCGGATAGGCAAAGGCAGGCGTTGTAAATTCATAGCCATCACCCACATGATTCATCTGATAGACAGGCGGGGTTTTCAGCAGGCTCTCAATATATCCGGCCAACTTACCGGTGAGAGGCATCTTCTGCTGTTCCATACTTTGTAAAAGTAAAAAGCGTATAGCTTCCTGCTCTGGCTGGGTTAAGGTTTCCATCTCATAAATAATGGTATCTACCTTATCTTTGTCAGCATATTTATAAAACTCTTTAGTCTTTTGCTGAACAACCTCATTCTGAAGCCACATTTGTCTGGTATTCGGAGACATCTCCACACCAGAGGCAAAAACATTCCAACTCAGGCAGATAAGAAAAATATACGACAGTAGCCGACGTTCCATATCCGTCCTCCCTAACTGACAGGCATATATCTGATATGCACATAATAAAAAACGCCACCCTATTAGTATGGGTGGCGTTTTCTTATTCAGCTACTTTTGAAAAACAATTAGTTATTGTCTGCGCATCGCATCAAAGAACTCATCGTTAGTCTTAGTCATTGCCAGCTTGTCGATAAGGAACTCCATCGCGTCGATTTCACCCATAGGATGAACAATCTTACGCAGGATCCACATCTTCTGAAGCTCATCTGCCTTAGTAAGCAGCTCTTCACGACGAGTACCAGAACGGTTGAAGTCGATAGCAGGGAATACACGTTTTTCTGCAATCTTACGGTTAAGGTGCAGTTCCATGTTACCTGTACCTTTAAATTCTTCGTAGATAACTTCATCCATCTTAGAACCGGTATCCACCAGCGCCGTTGCGATGATTGTCAGGCTGCCGCCCTCTTCTACGTTACGTGCCGCACCGAAGAAACGCTTTGGACGATGCAGAGCATTTGCATCCACACCACCAGTCAGAACCTTACCAGATGAAGGAACCACTGTGTTGTATGCACGAGCCAGACGGGTGATAGAGTCAAGAAGGATAACAACATCTTTCTTATGCTCTACAAGGCGCTTAGCTTTTTCGATAACCATCTCAGCTACCTGTACGTGACGGGAAGCCGGCTCATCGAAGGTTGATGCTACAACTTCACCTTTTACCAGGCGCTGCATCTCAGTAACTTCTTCCGGACGTTCGTCGATAAGAAGTACCATCAGCTCACATTCAGGGTGGTTATGTGCGATGCTCTGTGCAATATTCTGCAGCAGCATTGTCTTACCCGCTTTTGGCGGAGCAACAATCAGACCACGCTGACCTTTACCGATAGGTGAAGCCAGGTCAAGAACACGTGCTGTAATGTCTTCTGTTGAACCATTACCACGCTCCATCACCATACGCTCGTTTGCGTGCAGAGGAGTTAAGTTCTCAAACAGAATCTTATTACGGGCATTGTCAGGCTTGTCGTCATTTACCGTATTTACTTTCAACAGAGCAAAGTAACGTTCGCCGTCTTTAGGAGGACGAATCTTGCCTGCAATAGAGTCACCAGTACGAAGGTTAAAACGGCGGATTTGGCTAGGAGAAACGTAGATATCATCAGGTCCAGCAAGGTAAGAGCTGTCTGCACTACGTAGGAAACCAAAACCATCCTGAAGGATTTCAAGGACACCATCGCCGAAAATGTCTTCACCGCTTTTCGCGTGAGCTTTCAGGATAGAGAAAATGATATCTTGCTTTCTAAGACGAGCAAGGTTTTCTAGACCAAGACTTTCACCAAGTTTCACAAGCTCAGAAACAGGCTTGTTCTTCAATTCAGTCAGATTCATAGTGGTGGTTACTTTAGCTTTTGTAGTCAAAATAGGATCTGTTTGTGTTAGTTAAGGATTTTTTGGTCACAGGATCGACCAAGAAATGAACGTTTGTTTATTTAACGTGCGATAAACTATCACTAAAAATAACTGTAGTCTAGCTTTGTAAAAAACAAAACCGCGCAATTGTTAATATGCACGGTTTCTCTTTTCCAAAGCACTACCCGTATTACAGGTTCGCGTCTAAGAATTCTTTTAACTGAGACTTAGACAGAGCACCAACCTTAGTTGCTGCTACACCGCCATCTTTAAACAGAAGCAGCGTTGGGATGCCACGGATACCAAACTTAGGTGGCGTACCTGCGTTTTGGTCGATATTTAGTTTACCGATAGTGAGTTTGCCTTCGTATTCTTCAGCGATCTCATCCAGAATCGGAGCAATCATCTTACAAGGACCGCACCACTCTGCCCAAAAATCCACTAATACCGGGCCTGCAGCTTTGATTACATCGTCTTCAAAAGCTTCATCTGACAGCTGCAAAATTTTATCACTCATCTTCCACTCCAATTATTATTTATGCTACTGGTTGGATGATAACCAGAAAATAGATTCCCTATTGGACTTGAATTACTTCCGTAATGCAACCCTTACCTGATATTCTATAGTGATGAAAAAGACGCATATCACAGAGCAAAAATTCGCCGACTTCGATTTACTTCCGCAAGTCATTGAAGGTCTTGAGAAAAAAGGGTTCGAATACTGTACCCCAATCCAAGCCCTGGCGTTGCCGGTCCTGCTCACCGGCCAAGATATTGCAGGCCAGGCCCAAACGGGTACTGGTAAAACCTTAGCGTTTCTTACTGCTACTTTTAACCATTTACTTAAAACTGAGACACCTGAAGGCCAGAAAAGCACACAGCCAAGGGCCATTATTATGGCTCCGACGCGTGAGCTGGCAATCCAGATCTACAACGATGCGCAATGTCTGATCGAGTCAACCGGTCTGAAAGCCGCACTGGCTTACGGTGGCGAAAGCTACGATAAGCAGCTGGCTCAGCTTGAAAAAGGCACGGATATCCTGATCGGCACAACAGGCCGGATCATCGACTTCTACAAGCAACGTGTTTTCAACCTGAACAATATTCAGGCTGTTGTGCTTGATGAAGCTGACCGTATGTTCGATCTTGGCTTTATTAAAGATATCCGCTTCCTGTTCCGCAGAATGCCGGAACCTAAAGAACGTCTGAACATGCTGTTCTCTGCAACACTGTCATACCGCGTGCAAGAACTGGCTTTTGAACATATGCACAACCCTGAGCATGTTGTTGTTGAACCGGAGCGTAAAACCGGTCACCGCATTCAGGAAGAGCTTTTCTACCCGTCGAATGAAGACAAAATGTCGCTTCTGCAAACCATTATTGAAGAAGAGTGGCCTGACAGAGCCATCGTATTTGCCAACACTAAGTTCAAGTGTGATTCCATCTGGGGCCACCTGGCAGCAGACGGACACCGAGTTGGCCTTCTGACCGGTGATGTACCACAGAAGAAGCGCGAGAAAATTCTCGAGCAGTTCACCCGTGGTGAAGTCGATATTCTGGTTGCAACCGATGTTGCTGCCCGTGGCTTGCATATTCCTCAGGTAACGCACGTATTTAACTATGACCTGCCTGATGATTGTGAAGACTATGTTCACCGTATCGGCCGTACCGGTCGTGCCGGTGCCAGCGGCCACTCTATCAGCTTTGCCTGTGAAGAGTACGCAATTAACCTGACAGCTATCGAAGAATACATTGAACACGCTATTCCTGTATCTGAATACGATCCAAGCGCTCTGATTGAGGACCTTCCGGCTCCAATCCGTATGC is from Vibrio sp. JC009 and encodes:
- the fre gene encoding NAD(P)H-flavin reductase, which translates into the protein MTIKCKVKSIEPLACNTHKILLHPEQPVTFKAGQYLLVVMGDKDKRPFSIASSPCRHEGEIELHIGAAEENVYATEVVDAMRKALDKESDIQIDAPHGDAWLKESERPLLLIAGGTGFSYVRSILDHCVSQNIAKPIYLYWGAKSDCQLYAYNEMAKIAEQHYNIHFVPVVEAAPKGWQGKVGNVLTAVKSDFDSLADFDIYIAGRFEMAGAAREQFSQEKEAKRDHMYADAYSFI
- a CDS encoding 2Fe-2S iron-sulfur cluster-binding protein yields the protein MAQKVTLTPANLEFEVQDGETVLEAALNNNINFPHRCQVGACAMCLCRKLEGDISYHLEPMLTEKEKADGWIFPCQAYAESDLKLTFEE
- the ubiD gene encoding 4-hydroxy-3-polyprenylbenzoate decarboxylase; the encoded protein is MSFKDLRDFIDHLEKEGQLKRISHPIDPKHEMTEISDRTLRAGGPALLFENPVGSDIPVLTNLFGTTERVAMGMGREDVSELREVGKLLAYLKEPEPPKGFKDALDKIPVFKQVLNMPTKRLRKAPCQQVVWEGDDVDLDKIPVMSCWADDVAPLLTWGLTITKGPKKNRQNLGIYRQQKLSKNKIIMRWLAHRGGALDLQDWMETNPGEPFPVSVAFGADPATILGAVTPVPDTLSEYAFAGLLRGSKTEVVKSISNDLDVPASAEIVLEGYIDPNEFAEEGPYGDHTGYYNEVEQHRVFTITHVTMRENPIYHSTYTGRPPDEPAVLGVALNEVFVPILQKQFPEIVDFYLPPEGCSYRMAVVTMKKQYPGHAKRVMMGVWSFLRQFMYTKFVIVCDDDVNARDWNDVIWAITTRMDPSRDTVMIDNTPIDSLDFASPVVGLGSKMGLDATNKWEGETQREWGRPIKKDPELVAKIDAIWDELNIM
- the rho gene encoding transcription termination factor Rho, whose translation is MNLTELKNKPVSELVKLGESLGLENLARLRKQDIIFSILKAHAKSGEDIFGDGVLEILQDGFGFLRSADSSYLAGPDDIYVSPSQIRRFNLRTGDSIAGKIRPPKDGERYFALLKVNTVNDDKPDNARNKILFENLTPLHANERMVMERGNGSTEDITARVLDLASPIGKGQRGLIVAPPKAGKTMLLQNIAQSIAHNHPECELMVLLIDERPEEVTEMQRLVKGEVVASTFDEPASRHVQVAEMVIEKAKRLVEHKKDVVILLDSITRLARAYNTVVPSSGKVLTGGVDANALHRPKRFFGAARNVEEGGSLTIIATALVDTGSKMDEVIYEEFKGTGNMELHLNRKIAEKRVFPAIDFNRSGTRREELLTKADELQKMWILRKIVHPMGEIDAMEFLIDKLAMTKTNDEFFDAMRRQ
- the trxA gene encoding thioredoxin TrxA — translated: MSDKILQLSDEAFEDDVIKAAGPVLVDFWAEWCGPCKMIAPILDEIAEEYEGKLTIGKLNIDQNAGTPPKFGIRGIPTLLLFKDGGVAATKVGALSKSQLKEFLDANL
- the rhlB gene encoding ATP-dependent RNA helicase RhlB translates to MKKTHITEQKFADFDLLPQVIEGLEKKGFEYCTPIQALALPVLLTGQDIAGQAQTGTGKTLAFLTATFNHLLKTETPEGQKSTQPRAIIMAPTRELAIQIYNDAQCLIESTGLKAALAYGGESYDKQLAQLEKGTDILIGTTGRIIDFYKQRVFNLNNIQAVVLDEADRMFDLGFIKDIRFLFRRMPEPKERLNMLFSATLSYRVQELAFEHMHNPEHVVVEPERKTGHRIQEELFYPSNEDKMSLLQTIIEEEWPDRAIVFANTKFKCDSIWGHLAADGHRVGLLTGDVPQKKREKILEQFTRGEVDILVATDVAARGLHIPQVTHVFNYDLPDDCEDYVHRIGRTGRAGASGHSISFACEEYAINLTAIEEYIEHAIPVSEYDPSALIEDLPAPIRMRSRNSQNRRTNTGGSYKGGNRGKRNTRPRQPRK